A single region of the Glycine max cultivar Williams 82 chromosome 20, Glycine_max_v4.0, whole genome shotgun sequence genome encodes:
- the LOC100777258 gene encoding uncharacterized protein, with protein sequence MSCLALSLQPANGPDILLQTREWFPPSRALGALSAFRQTRRAFAANKHSAPDDAYAAESIGDDPLAASSGQVIVGVESRYRVVYRLVNGIYVLGITVADHDNSVNVFECIHIVNQAVSVVVTACRGVDVTPEKLSRKYAEIYMALDIVLRGVSNIRLAAMLATMHGENIAKMVHSAIDTENKIRGAETWASAEVHSLEHQAGIDAFTTATFELPPETLEAGDEVAASLAPAAPEPQEELQQKQEEPQVEKDPFAASDAINKPQELVEGFKKTKDPSGTDLTSALEGLDVTTLPPPEATQSTQINVEGFEGNYGGVEFGHEQASIGEAFEGFNDAWGGGLDPSEFVGPTKPNKPLGLGGVELLQTGPDAAPKAAGESGAGTPLENLLVKKTDMRGPEMYISEEISAEFRESLLARVGLMGVVYLRTLPPKTTGDKETEFSFQIEGTEAVKRFVIQSSRVSSLGNGLFHVRTAASEEPIPIMKYSLVPRLTPLPLRVRLTKRHTGSLLSVMIQYASNPDLLVPLHDVTFTLKLPVDPTLLKVSPKAVLNRTEREIKWLVPEIPLKGSPGRLRVRMPVDSNEDDEEIEVVGYVKFSEQVTQSLSGVSIRPASDSKTDFYEVSHTLESGVYMCN encoded by the coding sequence ATGTCTTGTCTAGCGCTTTCCCTGCAACCTGCAAATGGACCCGACATCCTTCTCCAGACGCGCGAGTGGTTCCCTCCCTCACGCGCCCTCGGCGCCCTCTCCGCCTTCCGCCAGACGCGCCGCGCCTTCGCCGCCAACAAGCATTCCGCGCCCGACGACGCTTACGCTGCGGAGTCCATCGGCGACGATCCCCTGGCGGCGTCCAGCGGCCAGGTCATCGTCGGTGTCGAGAGCCGCTACCGCGTCGTGTACCGCCTCGTGAACGGCATTTACGTGCTCGGCATCACCGTCGCCGACCACGACAACTCGGTGAACGTGTTCGAGTGCATCCACATCGTCAACCAGGCCGTGAGCGTCGTGGTGACGGCGTGCCGCGGCGTCGACGTCACGCCGGAGAAGCTCAGCCGCAAGTACGCCGAGATCTACATGGCCCTCGACATCGTCCTCCGCGGCGTCAGCAACATCCGGCTCGCCGCCATGCTCGCCACCATGCACGGCGAGAACATCGCCAAGATGGTCCACTCCGCCATCGACACCGAGAACAAGATCCGCGGCGCCGAAACCTGGGCCTCCGCGGAGGTGCACTCCCTCGAGCACCAGGCCGGAATCGACGCCTTCACCACCGCGACCTTCGAATTGCCGCCGGAGACGCTCGAAGCCGGCGACGAGGTTGCGGCCAGCCTGGCCCCCGCGGCGCCAGAGCCGCAGGAGGAGCTGCAGCAGAAGCAGGAAGAGCCTCAGGTGGAAAAGGATCCTTTTGCAGCGAGTGATGCAATTAATAAGCCACAAGAGCTTGTCGAAGGGTTCAAGAAAACAAAGGATCCTTCTGGTACTGATTTAACCTCAGCGTTGGAGGGGCTTGATGTTACAACATTGCCCCCTCCCGAGGCTACTCAATCCACGCAAATAAATGTGGAGGGTTTTGAAGGGAACTACGGTGGTGTTGAGTTTGGGCATGAGCAGGCTTCTATTGGAGAAGCTTTTGAAGGTTTCAATGATGCTTGGGGTGGTGGACTTGATCCTTCTGAGTTTGTGGGTCCAACCAAGCCTAATAAACCGCTAGGGCTTGGTGGTGTTGAATTGTTGCAGACTGGACCTGATGCTGCTCCTAAAGCGGCGGGTGAAAGCGGTGCAGGAACTCCACTTGAGAACTTGTTGGTGAAGAAAACTGACATGAGGGGTCCTGAGATGTATATCTCGGAGGAGATTAGTGCCGAGTTCAGGGAATCGTTGCTTGCTAGGGTAGGTTTGATGGGTGTTGTTTACCTCAGAACTTTGCCACCCAAAACCACTGGTGATAAGGAAACTGAATTTTCATTCCAAATTGAGGGAACGGAAGCTGTTAAAAGATTTGTTATACAGAGTTCGCGTGTTAGTAGCCTTGGCAATGGGCTGTTTCATGTGAGGACTGCGGCCTCTGAGGAGCCGATACCGATTATGAAGTATAGTTTGGTTCCTAGGTTGACACCTTTGCCTTTGAGGGTTCGGCTTACAAAACGGCATACTGGGAGTTTGCTTTCTGTGATGATACAATATGCCTCAAATCCTGATTTGCTAGTTCCCTTGCATGATGTTACATTCACTCTGAAACTGCCTGTTGACCCGACACTGTTGAAGGTTTCTCCAAAAGCTGTGTTAAATAGGActgaaagagaaattaaatggCTTGTGCCAGAGATTCCATTGAAGGGCTCTCCTGGCAGGTTGAGAGTACGGATGCCAGTAGATTCTAACGAAGATGATGAAGAAATTGAGGTGGTTGGTTATGTGAAATTTTCTGAGCAAGTAACTCAGTCATTATCTGGAGTTTCTATACGGCCTGCTTCGGATTCTAAGACAGACTTCTACGAGGTTAGTCACACACTTGAGAGTGGGGTATACATGTGCAATTGA